The nucleotide window TTGGCATGGGGGAATATAAAGAGATTCTCCTAGCCAACTTATCCCATTTTGCGCCCATAGAAAGCTACTTTTTAACTTGAGGGGCAGGGTAGAAAGGGCAGGAGGAAATTAAGCTGTCACGCACTTAAATTATTTATTGAGGGACCGGTAGGGTGTAGAGACGTTGCATACAACGTCTGGACTTGACGGTTTATTTCTCAAGAATTGATGATATAAAAATTAAATGCACCACAGGATTTGTCTTAATTTGGAGAAGTGGATAAGTCCATCTTTACCCAACCTCTTGTTGTAGAAATTTCCCCCATTGCGCCGCTAAAGAGATTTCTGTAAAGGGAATTATAATAGAACTATCCCCATTTAAGGAGATGAACTCTAATTTCGCTGAACCCGAAGAAGGCAAAGACTCGAAATCGACCGGCTGATCATTGACCAGAAGACGAACGGATTGAATCTCATTAAGGGAAAAGGTTTGAAGGTTAACAGCCCCTTTACGGGTTGGTTTTCCCCAAGTAATCTGTTTATCCTTGTAACCTAAAACCGCATAAATATCATACTTAGCCTTGTCAAACTGTTCAGCCCAATGGCGGTAAGACTCCACCTTCTGATACTCATTCCAACCGTTCCATGCTAACCAAAAAAAGACCAATAACAAAGGTAACCACAAAAGACCACGTTCCATATTCTGATACTGGTATAGTAATAAACAATTATTGCCTTGCAGTCTAAAAAAAGACCGCTAAGATCCAAGATAGATCTGTTGTACATTAAGTTAAACTAGGTAAAAACTACATGACTTCCTATGCAACCTCTTCCGCCAGAGCGGAGATGAGTGAACTACGGCGACTCAAAACCTTACTTCCCCCAGAATTACAAAGTTGGGTGATGGTAGAAGGAAGCACGGAAATAAATCCGCCCCTAATTCGCAGTGAAGAAATAGGCAGAGACGAAATAGAAATACAAATTGATTTGGCTAAATGGGATAATTTAGCGATCGACCAACGCAATCTCCTATTTTGGCACGAAGTGGCGCGGATTCAAAATGACACCATTCCTAAAGAAGGTTGGGAAATGGCCGCCCTCGCCATCGGATTAGGGGGAGCAGTCGGTGAATTGTGGGTACAAGATGGGTTATTATTACTCTTAGCCGTTGCCTTGTGTGGAATTTCTGGTTATCGTCTTTGGCAAAAAAATAATGGGCAAAAAACCCTAAAAGAAGCTATGGAAGCCGATGAAAGAGCGATCGCTCTAGCCACTCGTTTTGGTTATTCCTTACCCAACGCCTATAAGAGTCTGGGAAGTGCTTTCAAAACTCTCATTGAGCAAACCCCCAACCGCAAAGAACGCAAACGTTATGAGAGTCGCTTACAAGCTCTTAGAAAGAGCGCCTCTAAAGCTAAAGCACAAATGAAACAAGAACGGCCTATTGTTTAAAAAGTTGACAGTTAACAGTTAACAGTTAACAGTTATTTGTAAAGTAAAAAATAATCCATGACAACTGACAACTAACAACGGATGGCCACCCAACTTCCTCCTAAAGACTTCCCCATAGTTTTTAATCATGATAGTCCCATAATTCTCATTCCTAATCGTCTGACGGTTTTAGAGGCAGTGGATTTTAAAAACACCTGTCATGACTTACTGGTTCAGACTTCTCCAAGCTCAAGAATTATACTCGATTTCAGCCAAACACAATTTATCGATAGTAGTGGAATAGGGGCATTAGTTCATAATTTAAAAGCCACCCAGCAACAAAAAATAGAACTGGTACTCTATAATGTACAGCCCCCCATCATGGGGGTTTTGTCTCTAACAGGACTCGATCAAATTTTGCTCCTTGAACGTCCTACCGCCTCTGATGTTCCCCAAATTTCCTCACCTGATGATAAATCTTTACCAGAAACTCATCCATCTGTTAAATCTTCCCTAAAACGGGTTATTGATATTCTTGGGAGTCTCGTGGGTTTGGCCATTACAGGGCTTTTATTTATTCCGATTATGCTCGCTATTAAAAGGGATAGTTCAGGCCCCATTTTCTTTACTCAAACTCGTTGTGGTTGGTTAGGAAAACAGTTTAAAATTATTAAGTTTCGCTCAATGTGTGTCGAGGCAGAAACGCTTAAAGATAAAATTCCTAATCAGGCAAGTGGGGCGATTTTTAAAAATGAAAATGATCCCAGAGTGACTAAAGTGGGGCGATTTTTACGCCGTACCAGTTTAGATGAATTACCTCAATTTTGGAATGTATTGAGAGGAGAAATGAGTTTAGTAGGAACTCGTCCTCCTACCCCCGATGAAGTCGATCGTTATGATATTCCTCAATGGCGAAGGTTAAATATTAAACCCGGCATGACAGGAGAATGGCAAGTTAACGGACGCTCTCAGGTACGCAATTTTGAGGATATTATTGAACTGGATTTACGTTACCAAAAAAATTGGAGTTTATATTATGATATGGAACTAATTTTTAAGACAATTTTAATTTTATTTAATAAAAACAGTGGGGCGTACTGAGGGATCACATTCAAATAATAACGAAATTCGACATCAATTCCGTCTGAGAGTCCGAACGGAATTAGAACAGTTGATTCCGGTTTTAAAGTGGTTTGAAAACCATACTCAATCTCTACTACCAGAAACTATTATCTGGCAAGTTAAAGTCGCTTTAGCAGAAGGATTTACCAATACTGTCCGCTATGCTCATCAACATTTACCTCATGAAACTCCTATTGAATTAGCACTAGCTATCTTTTCTAATTATTTAGAACTAAAAATATGGGACTATGGCAACCCTTTTGATTTACACAAAAAACTTCAGGAATTAAAAGAAAGTGATGAAGATCCTCTCTTAAAAGAAGGCGATCGAGGATTAATTTTTATGCAAAGTTTAATGGATGAATTGGACTATATTCGTCTTTCTAATGAACAAAATTGTTTAATCATGAAGAAAAAAATTTAGTTAATAGTCATTAGTCATTAGTCATTGGTCATTGGTCATTAGTTGTTAGTAGATAATAAACCTAAGCAGAGACAAGCATATAAAAGGCATGGAATAGATAAAGGAGAATCAGAAAAAAAATGACTAATTTAGAGACGTTACAGGCAACGTCTCTACGACTCATGACTAATATTAAATTTCAGCAACTGCTCTTTCTATTAAACGTTTAGCGAGAGTTTGTGTTCCTGTATGTTCATAATAATTAGTCGTCATATCCAGAAAAGCTGCCACATAATCTAGTTTACTATCAGAAAATTCCACAAAACTTTGTAGATGACTAAACACTTTTTCTGGAGTCAAATCATGTTGATTCACAAAATTTCCCATCCATCCCTTGACCGAATCAAAACTTTGATTAATAAAATCTAATTTTCCTCCAGCACCTTGGCCGGGAATAGTTTGTTTAATCTGATTAAAAGTCGGTTCACTTTCTAACTCTTTAGGAGAAAGATTAGCTAACGTTGATTGAATTTTGAGAATAAAATCTGGCCCTAAAGGAATTAACCCATCGATACAAACTAAGGCCGCCATCCGCATTAAAGACTCGCCTTCATATTCACCCAAAGACGCAACAAAGTCGCCGATACTATCCCCTGGTATCCCATTGATTTGACAGAAAGCGACCAATTCTACCACTAATTTTATCCCTAAATCGAGAGCTTGAGCTTTATCTGCTTTAGGCGTAAGACGGTTAACAAACCCTAATAGGGGAATTTTACCACTGACTTTATTCGCTAGAGCCGCACTTGCTAACGCTACATCAGTACGATCGACCGTTTGATATAACCATAAGGCGGTTTGATATCCTTGAGACTTATCATTAAATAACCATACTGCGCGATCGCCTATTTGTTGGATCATCTCCTGATCCGTTTCCCCGGTTACTTTGCGGATGGTATTTTCAAACCCGACTATATTTTCCCACTCCCCCGGAATAATAAAATCAAGAGAGTGTAAAACTTTTGTCGTGATGTTATCTTTGGGGAGTTCGTCGACTAATTCAAAAATGGGTTTACTCATGATTATTCTTCCCAATTACTTATTTTAATTGCGCTAAACCATTGAGATCAAATTTTTCTAACCAAGTTTGGCGATCGTCGGCAGTAAAGGACGGATCACGGGATAAAACTTTTACCTGATAACGATCATTGACTAAAATTGCCGTTGCTTGACTTCCTTGTTGTACAGCAGGATAACCGGCGATTTTTTCGCTACTTTGTTCAAATTTTTGCGTGGCGGAAGGGTTATTAAGAGTATCAGAAATAGCCATAACAGCGACTTCTTTTCCGTCTTGTTTTAATTTAGCCTCAGCAAAACCTTTTTTCTCTTGAGTGTAAACTCGTTCATAACCGCCACCGGCTTGAGGGAAAAATTTATTAAAACTGCCCCCAGAGGTTGACTCTTTAACCACTGCACTCGCGCCGCGTTGGGTGCTTTCCTGTTGCGCTTGTTCAAAACGAGAGGGAGGTTCAGGAGAGCAAGCTGTCACTAGCAATAGAGTCGCTAGGACGAAAACTGTTAAAATTCTGCGTAAATGGGTCATCATAATTTTAAAATTTAACAGAGTTTAACTAGCATTAATCATAATGTCCCTTTGCCCGTAATATCATTAAGGTTTATATAAATCTATCTATAGAATTATTTTTGGTTAGGAATTTGTAGGTTGATCTACATTCACAAATTAAATGTCGCTGTTTTACACAATATTGTCGTACAAAAAAACTTTTTTAACCTTTACCCTATAAGCATTATAGCCATTTTTATGTCCAGTTGTTATCTTTTGACGACTTCAAAAATTATATGACGCAAATTCAGTTTTTCAACTTTTATATGTCGCATATTTGAAGTGTAGTTGGGATAAGCTTCTTAAATATTTTAAAGAATTAGTTGTCGTTTCTTTGAAAAACGATCTATACTTGTCTTAGTTCATGTGTTTGATGCTTATCGATGTCTTCACCTCCCTCCACTTCCAATGATAGTCCTCAACCCCAACGACTTCCATCCGATGAGATGATTACCGATGAAGTTAAGGTTAAGATGGACATTATTCAAAGTCTCATTGAGCCTTGCGATCGCGTTACTTATCGTCAACGCAAAGAGCAAGCAGCTAAACAATTAGGGGTGACCATTCGGAGTGTAGAACGGCTGCTTAAGAAGTATCGAGAGCAGGGGTTAATTGCACTTGCTAAAACTCGATCAGATAGAGGAAAAACAAGAATTGATGACGATTGGAAAGAATTTATTCTTAATACTTATAAAGAGGGAAACAAAGGAAGTAAACGCATAACGCGACATCAGGTGTTCCTTAAAGTTAAAGGGAGAGCAAAACAACTAGGATTGAAGAAAGAAGAATTTCCCAGTCATCAAACCGTTTATCGGCTTTTAGACAAATACATCGAAGAACATGAACGAAAGAAAAAAGCCAGAAGTCCAGGATATTCTGGTTCTGCTTTAACTCACATGACCCGTGATGGACGAGAATTAGAAGTAGAAGGTAGTAATGATGTTTGGCAGTGTGACCATACTCGTTTAGATGTCAGATTAATAGATGAGTTTGGCGTTTTAACCCGTCCTTGGTTAACCATTATTATTGATTCTTATTCTCGTTGCGTGATGGGCTTTTTTCTAGGGTTTTATGCCCCTAGTTCTCACGTCGATGCTTTGGCATTACGTCATGCCATTCTACCTAAATCCTATAACTCAGAATATCAATTGAAAAATGAGTGGAATACTTATGGAATTCCTACTTATTTTTACACGGATGGGGGTAAAGATTTTCGGTCAATTCATGTGACGGAACAAGTGGCTATTGAGTTGGGATTTAATTGTTTTTTGAGAAGACGACCTTC belongs to Gloeothece citriformis PCC 7424 and includes:
- a CDS encoding DUF3318 domain-containing protein, translating into MTSYATSSARAEMSELRRLKTLLPPELQSWVMVEGSTEINPPLIRSEEIGRDEIEIQIDLAKWDNLAIDQRNLLFWHEVARIQNDTIPKEGWEMAALAIGLGGAVGELWVQDGLLLLLAVALCGISGYRLWQKNNGQKTLKEAMEADERAIALATRFGYSLPNAYKSLGSAFKTLIEQTPNRKERKRYESRLQALRKSASKAKAQMKQERPIV
- a CDS encoding sugar transferase, with protein sequence MATQLPPKDFPIVFNHDSPIILIPNRLTVLEAVDFKNTCHDLLVQTSPSSRIILDFSQTQFIDSSGIGALVHNLKATQQQKIELVLYNVQPPIMGVLSLTGLDQILLLERPTASDVPQISSPDDKSLPETHPSVKSSLKRVIDILGSLVGLAITGLLFIPIMLAIKRDSSGPIFFTQTRCGWLGKQFKIIKFRSMCVEAETLKDKIPNQASGAIFKNENDPRVTKVGRFLRRTSLDELPQFWNVLRGEMSLVGTRPPTPDEVDRYDIPQWRRLNIKPGMTGEWQVNGRSQVRNFEDIIELDLRYQKNWSLYYDMELIFKTILILFNKNSGAY
- a CDS encoding ATP-binding protein: MGRTEGSHSNNNEIRHQFRLRVRTELEQLIPVLKWFENHTQSLLPETIIWQVKVALAEGFTNTVRYAHQHLPHETPIELALAIFSNYLELKIWDYGNPFDLHKKLQELKESDEDPLLKEGDRGLIFMQSLMDELDYIRLSNEQNCLIMKKKI
- a CDS encoding Mu transposase C-terminal domain-containing protein; translated protein: MSSPPSTSNDSPQPQRLPSDEMITDEVKVKMDIIQSLIEPCDRVTYRQRKEQAAKQLGVTIRSVERLLKKYREQGLIALAKTRSDRGKTRIDDDWKEFILNTYKEGNKGSKRITRHQVFLKVKGRAKQLGLKKEEFPSHQTVYRLLDKYIEEHERKKKARSPGYSGSALTHMTRDGRELEVEGSNDVWQCDHTRLDVRLIDEFGVLTRPWLTIIIDSYSRCVMGFFLGFYAPSSHVDALALRHAILPKSYNSEYQLKNEWNTYGIPTYFYTDGGKDFRSIHVTEQVAIELGFNCFLRRRPSDGGIVERFFKTLNDNVLRELPGYTGSNVQERPETVDKDACLTLKDLERILVNYIVDEYNQKPDARMKNQSRIERWESGLPTEPYLYDERELDIALMKEAKRTLQKSGTLQFENLTYRSQLLKGREGERVAIRFDPDDITTILVYEYLNDGTEAFLDYAHALGLETEKLSYRELKAINKQLNEQEEAINNDKVLDAMMERMALVEEIVKKNRQQRQQNAHEEVNPRRSLSEKLSIPEPENEDGDDDLDDESIEVY